From one Anaerolineae bacterium genomic stretch:
- a CDS encoding PBP1A family penicillin-binding protein has product MKSILRQQKVIIFSVVVMLMILALAVIIHQWLLVDLPRPNELYQYTAAPSTKIYDRHGTLLYEITDPHQGLHTPLALAEIPPACVEATIATEDASFYRNPGVDAWAIIRALYINLKGGEVLSGGSTITQQLARNLLLSPQERVEVSLTRKLREAILAWRLARAYGKDEILTLYLNETYYGNLAYGIEAASRTYFGKHAAELDLAECAMLAGLPQSPANYNPLENPSAAKARQNVVLDLMVKHGSLTAAEADSARSEKLGFAAIPFPIKAPHFVMFVRGELERTYGLEAIYRQGLQVYTTLDLNMQNTAQRIARYRLAELSKQEDGQPPRNVRNAAVVVLGPTTGEILTMLGSPNYFDPRIDGAVNATMATRQPGSSIKPITYAAAFDPGFAAAYGYEPLTPASMMVDVRTAFVTKEGQPYVPENYDRTWRGPVLLRQSLASSYNLIAVKVLDYVGLDTMVDLARQMGITTFDNKNFGLALTLGGGEVRLVELTSAYAAFANGGRGAEPIAISRITDHEGRLIYVSPKNLNPGPQVMDARTAYLITDILSDNYARRSTFGPGSPLRLSRPAAAKTGTTQDWRDNWTVGYTPDLVVGVWAGNADNEPMRHVSGVTGAAPIWHDIMEELHKARPAREFYRPDGLVEAAVCADNGLLPVVPVAFKAQPNPIHNSQFTIHNSQFTIHSSQFPIPCPHTITELFIEGTEPQRLDDWHQNIALDRRNGLRAGPGCLLEFVTFRAFTLYPSEAQAWVNKQGVSQPPDLYSPFCPEQEVDKAASQQISQTSALGVPLSSPHAGLVFTSPDQGSVFRLSPDIPIEKQKIQVSVRPAEGVEVAGVSLLVNGQLLAQEAETMWQMKPGVYTFEAVGVDKNGNEIKAREVTVEVME; this is encoded by the coding sequence ATGAAATCTATTTTACGCCAACAAAAAGTCATCATCTTCAGCGTAGTTGTGATGCTAATGATTCTGGCGCTGGCCGTCATTATCCACCAATGGCTGCTGGTTGACCTGCCCCGGCCCAACGAACTTTACCAATACACCGCCGCCCCCTCCACCAAAATCTACGACCGGCACGGCACGCTGCTCTACGAAATCACCGACCCTCACCAGGGCTTGCATACCCCCCTGGCCCTGGCCGAAATTCCGCCCGCCTGCGTTGAAGCCACCATCGCCACCGAAGACGCCAGCTTTTACCGCAACCCCGGCGTGGATGCCTGGGCCATCATCCGCGCCCTGTACATTAACCTCAAAGGCGGCGAGGTGTTGAGCGGCGGCAGCACCATTACCCAACAATTGGCCCGCAACCTGCTGCTCTCGCCCCAAGAACGGGTGGAGGTCAGTTTGACCCGCAAACTGCGCGAGGCTATCCTGGCCTGGCGTCTGGCCCGGGCCTACGGCAAAGATGAAATTCTCACCCTCTACCTTAACGAAACCTACTACGGCAACCTGGCTTACGGCATTGAGGCGGCCAGCCGCACCTATTTTGGCAAACACGCCGCCGAACTTGATCTGGCCGAATGTGCTATGCTGGCCGGTCTGCCGCAAAGTCCGGCCAATTATAATCCCCTGGAAAATCCCAGCGCGGCCAAAGCGCGGCAAAATGTGGTGCTGGATTTAATGGTCAAACACGGCAGCCTTACCGCCGCTGAAGCCGACAGCGCCCGCAGCGAAAAGTTGGGGTTTGCCGCCATTCCCTTTCCCATCAAAGCGCCTCATTTTGTGATGTTTGTGCGGGGCGAGTTGGAAAGAACCTACGGCCTGGAGGCCATCTACCGCCAGGGCTTGCAGGTTTACACCACGCTCGACCTCAATATGCAAAACACCGCGCAGCGTATCGCGCGGTACCGGTTGGCCGAACTGTCCAAGCAGGAGGATGGCCAACCCCCACGCAACGTGCGTAATGCCGCCGTGGTGGTGCTGGGCCCTACCACCGGCGAGATTTTGACCATGCTCGGCAGCCCCAACTATTTTGACCCGCGCATTGATGGGGCGGTCAACGCCACCATGGCCACGCGCCAGCCCGGCTCTTCCATCAAACCCATCACCTACGCCGCCGCCTTTGACCCCGGCTTTGCCGCTGCCTATGGCTATGAGCCGCTCACGCCGGCCTCGATGATGGTGGATGTGCGCACTGCTTTTGTGACCAAAGAAGGCCAACCCTATGTGCCTGAAAACTACGACCGCACCTGGCGCGGCCCGGTGTTGCTGCGCCAGAGTTTGGCCAGCAGCTATAACCTCATTGCCGTCAAAGTGCTGGATTACGTGGGGCTGGACACCATGGTTGACCTGGCCCGGCAAATGGGCATTACCACTTTTGATAACAAAAATTTTGGCCTGGCCCTCACCCTGGGCGGGGGCGAAGTGCGGCTGGTGGAATTGACCTCAGCCTACGCTGCCTTTGCTAACGGCGGGCGGGGGGCGGAGCCGATAGCCATCAGCCGGATCACCGATCATGAGGGCCGCTTGATCTACGTGTCGCCCAAAAACCTCAATCCCGGCCCCCAGGTAATGGATGCCCGCACCGCCTACCTCATCACCGATATTCTGAGCGACAATTACGCCCGCCGTTCCACCTTTGGCCCTGGCAGCCCGCTCCGCCTCTCCCGCCCGGCGGCGGCCAAAACCGGCACCACCCAGGATTGGCGCGACAACTGGACCGTGGGTTACACCCCCGATTTAGTGGTGGGCGTGTGGGCCGGCAACGCCGACAACGAGCCAATGCGCCACGTGTCCGGCGTCACCGGCGCGGCCCCCATCTGGCACGACATAATGGAAGAACTGCACAAAGCCCGTCCCGCCCGTGAATTTTATAGGCCTGACGGCTTGGTTGAGGCAGCGGTCTGCGCCGATAACGGCTTATTGCCCGTTGTACCCGTAGCATTCAAAGCCCAACCAAATCCAATTCACAATTCACAATTCACAATTCACAATTCACAATTCACAATTCACAGTTCACAATTCCCTATTCCTTGTCCCCATACCATTACCGAACTTTTTATCGAAGGCACTGAACCGCAGCGCCTTGACGATTGGCATCAAAACATTGCCCTGGACCGGCGCAACGGTTTGCGAGCCGGGCCGGGCTGCCTCCTTGAATTTGTGACCTTCCGGGCCTTCACTCTCTATCCGTCCGAAGCCCAAGCCTGGGTTAACAAACAGGGTGTATCCCAGCCGCCGGACCTCTATTCGCCGTTTTGCCCGGAACAGGAAGTAGACAAAGCAGCAAGCCAGCAAATCAGCCAGACCAGCGCTCTTGGTGTTCCTCTCTCCTCTCCCCACGCCGGTCTGGTTTTCACCAGCCCCGACCAGGGCAGCGTTTTTCGCCTGTCGCCGGATATTCCGATAGAGAAACAAAAAATCCAGGTTAGCGTCCGCCCGGCAGAAGGGGTGGAGGTAGCGGGGGTTTCGCTGTTGGTCAACGGCCAACTGCTGGCCCAAGAAGCGGAAACAATGTGGCAAATGAAGCCGGGCGTTTATACCTTTGAGGCGGTGGGAGTTGATAAAAATGGAAATGAGATCAAGGCCAGGGAGGTGACGGTGGAAGTGATGGAATAA
- a CDS encoding thymidylate synthase: MQQYLDLMRHVLARGVKKQDRTGVGTISVFGYQMRFDLAHRFPLVTTKRVHFKSIGYELLWFLQGSTNIKYLNEHGVKIWNEWADESGELGPIYGYQWRSWPAPDGRTIDQMQQVLEQIKNNPDSRRHIVSAWNVAYLDQMALPPCHCFFQFYVANGQLSCQLYQRSADIFLGVPFNIASYALLTMMVAQVCGLSPGEFVHTLGDAHIYLNHLDQVNLQLSRRPYPLPQLKLNPAVKSLFDFEYEDFLLENYQHHPPIKAEIAV, translated from the coding sequence ATGCAGCAATACCTTGATTTGATGCGCCACGTCCTGGCGCGCGGGGTCAAAAAGCAGGACCGCACCGGCGTTGGCACCATCAGCGTATTTGGGTATCAAATGCGCTTTGATCTGGCCCACCGCTTTCCCCTGGTAACCACCAAACGCGTGCATTTTAAATCCATTGGCTATGAGTTGCTCTGGTTTCTCCAGGGCAGTACCAACATCAAATATCTCAATGAGCATGGGGTAAAAATTTGGAACGAGTGGGCCGACGAAAGTGGCGAATTAGGCCCTATCTATGGCTATCAATGGCGCAGTTGGCCTGCGCCTGATGGCAGAACGATTGACCAGATGCAGCAGGTGCTTGAGCAGATAAAAAACAATCCCGACTCCCGGCGGCACATCGTATCGGCCTGGAATGTGGCTTATCTTGACCAAATGGCACTGCCGCCTTGCCACTGCTTTTTTCAATTTTACGTGGCCAACGGCCAACTATCGTGCCAGCTTTATCAGCGCAGCGCCGATATTTTCTTGGGCGTGCCGTTCAACATCGCCTCTTACGCTTTGCTCACCATGATGGTGGCCCAGGTCTGTGGCCTGTCGCCGGGTGAGTTTGTGCATACCTTGGGCGACGCCCACATTTATCTCAATCACCTGGACCAGGTCAACCTGCAACTGTCGCGCCGGCCCTATCCCCTGCCGCAACTAAAACTCAATCCGGCGGTCAAATCCCTTTTTGATTTTGAGTATGAAGATTTTTTGTTGGAAAATTATCAGCATCATCCCCCCATCAAAGCAGAGATTGCCGTGTGA
- a CDS encoding sortase produces the protein MKLSNSQILIEQIALLFASLVWTIVVLVVISMFWVYQDVQTRWNFVLHAPPEALAQAAPPTATPSPTMTPWRGPGPTMTPTATKPPTPTATRVVQPPDILPETLNADDPLPVVVDGGEQASTAPPTPLPTLISPHPEQNPSPPPAASPPEAPQPDVVEENIPTRLIIESVGIDAVVVPVGWYTVEQGGRQYSIWQVADNAVGWHETSAHLGQPGNSVMTGHHNVKGEVFRDLVNVEVGDKVVVYAGNHSFEYQIELKTIVKEKDESLEARQRNAQWIAATDDERLTFVTCWPYTNNTHRVIVVAKPL, from the coding sequence ATGAAACTATCAAACTCACAAATCCTGATTGAGCAAATTGCCCTGTTGTTTGCCAGCCTTGTTTGGACAATCGTGGTGCTGGTCGTCATCAGTATGTTTTGGGTTTACCAGGACGTGCAGACCCGCTGGAATTTTGTTTTGCACGCGCCGCCCGAAGCCCTGGCCCAGGCCGCCCCACCCACCGCCACCCCATCGCCGACCATGACCCCCTGGCGCGGTCCCGGCCCCACTATGACCCCCACCGCCACCAAACCGCCGACCCCCACCGCCACCCGGGTGGTTCAACCGCCCGATATTCTGCCCGAAACGCTCAATGCGGATGATCCCCTGCCTGTTGTTGTTGACGGCGGAGAACAAGCCAGCACTGCCCCCCCCACGCCGCTGCCAACCCTCATCTCCCCCCACCCCGAACAAAATCCATCCCCTCCTCCGGCCGCATCCCCACCGGAAGCGCCCCAACCAGACGTGGTGGAAGAAAATATACCCACCCGGTTGATCATCGAATCGGTGGGCATTGATGCGGTGGTAGTGCCGGTCGGGTGGTACACCGTTGAACAGGGCGGGCGGCAGTATAGTATCTGGCAGGTGGCCGATAATGCCGTTGGCTGGCATGAAACCTCGGCTCACCTGGGACAACCCGGCAATTCGGTGATGACGGGCCATCACAATGTTAAAGGCGAGGTCTTCCGCGACCTGGTCAACGTGGAAGTGGGAGATAAAGTGGTGGTTTATGCCGGTAACCACTCTTTTGAGTACCAGATTGAACTAAAAACCATTGTCAAAGAAAAGGATGAATCGCTGGAAGCGCGCCAGCGCAACGCCCAATGGATCGCGGCCACCGACGACGAGCGTTTGACTTTTGTCACCTGCTGGCCCTATACTAACAATACCCACCGAGTTATTGTGGTGGCCAAACCGCTTTGA
- the holA gene encoding DNA polymerase III subunit delta, producing MLYLFHGPDDLIHTQKIAALKAAMGDTASAGLSTTQLDGQGLTLSEIRHHTDTLPLLVNKRLVIVNGYLRYVAGQPEALQALVAYLPHLPSSTDLVLVEREALDKNHPVLKIAGEKGVVHFAGIDPNNLQPWIVKRAKELGANIEPGAAALLGRLVGPKLRILNNELEKLALYVGRQRPIQKADVDLLVTYTEEAERFGIANAIGQRNARRAYDQMHKELDEGKNPMAILGGIAAQIRALIEVKDMAERGLTPAEIARIKGWRSDYAAQARLKEAANFSMTRLEQILEMLLEIDLAIKTGRIDGLLALDTLIANLCTVSGP from the coding sequence ATGCTCTACCTTTTTCACGGTCCCGATGATTTAATTCATACCCAAAAAATAGCCGCGTTAAAAGCGGCCATGGGCGATACCGCCTCGGCCGGTTTGAGCACCACTCAACTCGACGGCCAGGGCTTAACGCTCAGTGAAATCCGGCATCACACCGATACTCTGCCCCTGCTGGTAAACAAACGGCTGGTCATTGTCAACGGTTATCTCCGCTACGTGGCCGGGCAACCCGAGGCGCTGCAAGCCCTGGTGGCCTACCTGCCTCACCTACCCTCTTCTACCGACCTGGTGCTGGTGGAACGAGAGGCGCTGGACAAAAATCATCCCGTGCTGAAAATAGCCGGGGAAAAGGGCGTAGTTCACTTTGCCGGCATTGATCCCAACAATTTGCAGCCGTGGATTGTCAAACGGGCCAAAGAACTGGGTGCCAACATCGAGCCAGGCGCAGCCGCCTTGTTGGGCCGGCTGGTCGGTCCAAAGCTACGCATCCTCAACAATGAACTTGAAAAGTTGGCGCTTTACGTTGGCCGGCAGCGTCCCATTCAAAAAGCCGATGTTGACCTGCTGGTAACCTACACTGAAGAAGCCGAAAGATTTGGCATAGCCAACGCCATTGGCCAGCGCAACGCCCGGCGCGCTTATGACCAGATGCACAAAGAGTTGGACGAAGGCAAAAACCCTATGGCTATTTTGGGTGGTATTGCCGCCCAAATCAGGGCGTTAATTGAGGTAAAAGATATGGCCGAGCGAGGCCTGACGCCGGCAGAGATTGCCCGCATCAAAGGCTGGCGCAGCGATTACGCGGCCCAGGCCCGGCTCAAAGAAGCCGCCAATTTTTCAATGACCCGCCTGGAACAAATTTTGGAAATGCTTCTGGAGATTGACCTGGCCATCAAAACAGGCCGGATAGACGGTTTGCTGGCTCTGGATACCCTGATTGCCAACCTGTGTACCGTCTCTGGCCCATAA
- a CDS encoding L,D-transpeptidase: MDEPYRQIAEIEFALAPQTPLATPLSKPSPNRLIVIGIAEQRMHVYEDGRQVFDFVVSTGEPGRDTAIGEFEILDKIDVAYASTWNLDMPYWMGIYWSGPLENGIHALPIVKHTGYKLWDGYLGQRVSYGCVILSDEDAATLYDWVEIGAKVIIVPGFTYWTPPE, from the coding sequence TTGGATGAACCCTACCGCCAAATTGCTGAAATTGAGTTTGCCCTGGCCCCGCAAACGCCTTTGGCTACGCCCCTGTCCAAACCCTCCCCAAATAGGCTCATTGTCATTGGCATTGCCGAGCAGCGCATGCACGTTTACGAAGACGGCCGGCAAGTTTTTGATTTTGTGGTCTCCACCGGCGAGCCGGGCCGCGATACCGCCATTGGCGAGTTTGAAATTTTAGACAAAATTGACGTGGCCTACGCCAGCACCTGGAATTTGGATATGCCCTACTGGATGGGTATTTACTGGTCCGGCCCATTGGAAAACGGCATCCACGCTTTGCCCATTGTCAAACACACCGGCTACAAATTATGGGACGGCTACTTGGGCCAGCGCGTCTCCTACGGTTGCGTTATCCTGAGCGATGAAGATGCGGCCACCCTGTATGATTGGGTTGAAATTGGCGCCAAAGTTATCATTGTGCCCGGTTTCACCTATTGGACGCCACCCGAATAA
- a CDS encoding prolipoprotein diacylglyceryl transferase has product MCPTLLIGPVAVPTYPLLLLLALWAGLWLSARRAEQLGLNGDHIYNAGLYGFLAGILGARLWFVLAHWENYAPDLTQAFSLSRSALSAGEGIIMAGIVGLIYLQRNRVPLGLFLDAAAPGLALALVIGPVGAFLGGVALGAPANWPWAVEIAGIARHPVQLYEALAGLMILIILYLARNWRPWPGFQFWSFVVLYGLARLLLEIFRARPYLIGDHYRAAQIMALAAIVVALAVMAYNFTQDTKEIPEKQ; this is encoded by the coding sequence ATGTGCCCTACTCTTTTGATCGGCCCGGTGGCCGTGCCAACTTATCCTTTGTTACTGCTCTTGGCCCTTTGGGCCGGGCTGTGGTTATCGGCTCGCCGGGCTGAACAACTTGGCTTAAACGGCGACCACATTTACAACGCCGGTTTGTACGGTTTTCTGGCCGGTATTCTGGGCGCCCGGCTCTGGTTTGTGCTGGCGCATTGGGAGAATTATGCGCCCGATCTAACCCAGGCTTTCTCCCTTTCCCGGAGCGCGCTCTCGGCCGGGGAAGGCATTATTATGGCCGGGATAGTGGGGCTGATTTACCTGCAACGCAATCGGGTGCCGTTGGGCTTATTTTTGGATGCGGCAGCTCCGGGTTTGGCCCTGGCCCTGGTTATTGGCCCTGTGGGGGCGTTTTTGGGCGGCGTAGCCCTGGGCGCGCCCGCAAATTGGCCCTGGGCGGTGGAGATAGCCGGCATCGCCCGCCACCCTGTCCAACTTTACGAAGCGCTGGCCGGTCTGATGATCTTGATCATTCTCTACTTGGCCCGAAACTGGCGTCCATGGCCCGGCTTTCAATTCTGGTCGTTTGTGGTTCTGTACGGTTTGGCCCGCCTGCTGCTGGAAATCTTTCGGGCGCGGCCTTACCTGATTGGCGACCATTACCGGGCGGCGCAAATAATGGCCCTGGCGGCCATAGTTGTAGCCCTAGCCGTTATGGCCTATAATTTTACCCAGGATACCAAAGAGATTCCCGAAAAACAATGA
- a CDS encoding UbiD family decarboxylase, translating into MAFRDYVEKLAARGELVTIGKPISKTYQIAGVLKQLEPQPVLFENVKESPFRVIGNLFCTKAAFADYFGLQIADIIPTLIAAIDNHLPGKIVDNAPCQEVVQTAPNLNALPILKHCHNDGGNYISSGVVIAKHPRYGQNADFHRCMQFSPTEMAVRVVKNRHFDKFLQDLEAVDVAICIGNPPNVLAAAAISVDLGVDELEIANALEPLLLTRAKTVDLLIPAEAEFVLEGTVYLRRRHPEGPLVDLTETQDVIRQEPVLVVKAITHRREAMWQALLPGGLEHKLLMGMPREPTIFKEVNRVVNCLNVNVDPGGCSWLHAIVQIDKQAEDDGLKAIHAAFAGHRSCKHVFVVDKDINIYDPLAVEWAMATRFQGDRDLVIKNREPGSSLDPSAEPGANLTTKLGFDLTKPLAAQGKTFDKVPFPEVNVGSFVEAEIKN; encoded by the coding sequence ATGGCGTTCAGAGATTATGTTGAAAAATTGGCAGCCCGGGGCGAGTTGGTCACAATCGGCAAACCCATTTCAAAAACTTACCAAATTGCCGGGGTCCTCAAACAATTGGAACCCCAACCCGTTTTGTTTGAAAACGTCAAAGAGTCGCCCTTTAGGGTTATTGGCAATCTTTTTTGTACTAAAGCCGCTTTTGCCGATTATTTTGGCCTTCAAATTGCTGACATCATTCCCACCCTGATCGCGGCCATTGACAACCATTTGCCCGGCAAAATTGTTGACAACGCGCCTTGCCAGGAAGTGGTGCAAACAGCGCCAAACCTGAACGCGTTGCCCATCCTCAAACATTGCCATAACGACGGCGGCAACTACATCAGTTCCGGTGTGGTAATTGCCAAACACCCCCGGTATGGCCAAAACGCCGACTTTCATCGCTGCATGCAATTCTCCCCCACCGAAATGGCCGTCCGCGTGGTCAAAAATCGCCATTTTGACAAATTTTTGCAAGATTTAGAAGCGGTGGATGTTGCTATTTGCATTGGCAATCCGCCCAATGTTTTGGCCGCTGCCGCCATCTCGGTGGACCTGGGCGTGGACGAGTTAGAAATTGCCAATGCCCTGGAACCGTTGCTGTTGACCAGGGCCAAAACGGTTGACCTGCTCATCCCGGCGGAAGCCGAATTTGTTTTGGAAGGCACGGTCTATTTGCGCCGCCGCCACCCTGAAGGCCCCCTTGTTGACCTGACCGAAACCCAGGACGTTATCCGGCAGGAGCCGGTGTTGGTGGTAAAGGCCATTACCCATCGCCGCGAGGCCATGTGGCAGGCCTTGCTGCCTGGCGGTTTGGAACATAAGTTGTTGATGGGCATGCCGCGCGAGCCGACCATTTTTAAAGAGGTGAACCGGGTGGTGAACTGCCTGAACGTCAATGTTGATCCCGGCGGTTGTTCGTGGCTGCACGCCATTGTGCAAATTGACAAACAGGCGGAGGACGACGGGCTAAAGGCCATTCACGCCGCTTTTGCCGGGCATCGTTCCTGCAAACACGTGTTTGTGGTAGATAAAGACATCAACATTTATGACCCGCTGGCAGTGGAGTGGGCCATGGCCACCCGTTTTCAGGGCGACCGGGACCTGGTAATCAAAAACAGGGAACCCGGCTCCAGCCTTGATCCCAGCGCCGAGCCGGGCGCCAATCTGACCACCAAACTTGGTTTTGATTTGACCAAACCCCTGGCGGCCCAGGGCAAAACATTTGATAAAGTGCCGTTCCCGGAGGTGAATGTGGGCAGTTTTGTGGAAGCGGAGATCAAGAATTAG
- a CDS encoding DUF126 domain-containing protein has product MKFQGRKIYQGRVEGEALVTAMGLSFFGGVDPDTGLVVERGHEIEGQSIKGKVLAFPTGKGSTVGSYTLYRLRRNGLAPLAIINAECETITAVGCIISEIPCVDKIPIAQLKTGAKVVVDGEQGTVEVLE; this is encoded by the coding sequence ATGAAATTTCAGGGACGCAAAATTTATCAAGGCCGGGTTGAAGGCGAGGCGCTGGTCACGGCCATGGGCCTCTCTTTTTTTGGCGGCGTGGACCCGGATACCGGACTGGTGGTAGAGCGAGGTCACGAGATTGAGGGCCAATCCATCAAGGGCAAAGTATTGGCCTTTCCAACGGGCAAGGGATCAACGGTGGGGTCTTACACGTTATATCGGTTGCGGCGCAACGGCCTGGCCCCGCTGGCCATCATCAACGCCGAATGTGAGACGATTACGGCGGTGGGCTGCATCATTTCTGAGATCCCCTGCGTGGACAAAATTCCCATAGCACAACTCAAAACAGGCGCAAAAGTGGTGGTGGATGGGGAGCAGGGAACGGTAGAGGTTCTGGAATGA
- a CDS encoding pyridoxamine 5'-phosphate oxidase family protein — translation MTERQPLEAIDSPLWQTVPELPLEVFTVLRQADSVFNPVAIIATLDPEGTPHTAPFGSLRAVTTRSLRFLCYRAHNTYANLCRDGRIAITVVSPPGVAVSIRGRARVIREQMDVAQQYALVAVDIDQVKNNMVGLGIIKNVIPASPAKNTQDWFANILGERDGV, via the coding sequence ATGACAGAGCGCCAACCCCTGGAAGCTATAGACTCTCCCCTTTGGCAAACCGTGCCTGAACTTCCCCTTGAAGTGTTTACGGTTTTGCGCCAGGCCGATAGTGTATTTAATCCGGTGGCCATTATTGCCACCCTAGACCCGGAGGGAACGCCGCATACGGCGCCCTTTGGCAGCCTGCGGGCCGTAACCACCCGGTCGCTTCGTTTCCTCTGCTATCGCGCCCATAACACCTATGCCAATCTCTGCCGCGACGGCCGGATTGCGATAACCGTTGTGTCCCCGCCCGGTGTGGCCGTGAGTATCCGGGGACGGGCTAGGGTTATCAGAGAACAAATGGACGTGGCCCAACAATATGCCCTGGTGGCCGTTGACATTGACCAGGTAAAAAATAACATGGTTGGGTTGGGCATCATCAAAAACGTCATCCCTGCCTCCCCGGCCAAGAACACCCAAGATTGGTTTGCCAATATCTTGGGCGAGCGGGATGGCGTATAA
- a CDS encoding aconitase X catalytic domain-containing protein: MNLTPEEQKMLAGQYGPATQKAMEILAALGAIYEAARMTPVTSVQIAGVSYENLGEAGLEFLTEMADGGGQTRVLTTLNPAGMDVENWPALGIGPEFARNQKRVLAAFARMNVITTCSCTPYLFGNTPHFGEHIAWAESSAVCYANSVLGARSNREGGPSALAAALTGRTPEYGYHLAQNRRPTLTVIVEGRPAENNEFGALGKVIGERLAAACERPVSYIQGIEQASVEQLKSFCASLATYGGAALFHMPGITPEAAQMTPPQAVITVTQADLEAANESLNDAAADDVDFVSLGCPHLSLNEIARLAALLKGKKVTKEFWLTTARPTKQVADMMGYTQIIEASGAKFAADTCCVVAPIKGRFKALATDSAKACYYAYAKNKFKTVLKPFDEVVAEALK, from the coding sequence ATGAACCTGACCCCCGAAGAACAAAAAATGCTGGCCGGGCAATACGGGCCGGCTACCCAAAAGGCAATGGAAATTTTGGCGGCGTTGGGCGCTATTTACGAAGCCGCGCGCATGACGCCGGTGACGTCGGTGCAAATTGCCGGGGTAAGCTACGAAAACTTGGGCGAAGCCGGGCTGGAGTTTTTGACCGAGATGGCCGATGGCGGCGGCCAAACCCGCGTGCTGACCACGCTCAACCCTGCCGGGATGGACGTGGAGAACTGGCCGGCCCTGGGCATTGGCCCGGAATTTGCCCGCAACCAAAAACGGGTGCTGGCCGCCTTTGCCCGGATGAACGTGATCACCACTTGCTCCTGCACGCCCTACTTGTTTGGCAATACCCCCCACTTTGGCGAACACATTGCCTGGGCCGAAAGCAGCGCGGTGTGTTACGCCAACTCGGTGCTGGGCGCGCGCAGCAATCGAGAAGGCGGCCCCAGCGCCCTGGCTGCCGCGTTGACCGGGCGCACGCCGGAATACGGCTATCATTTGGCCCAAAATCGCCGGCCTACGCTGACCGTTATAGTTGAAGGGCGGCCCGCCGAAAATAATGAGTTTGGCGCTTTGGGAAAGGTTATTGGGGAGAGGTTGGCCGCGGCATGCGAGAGGCCGGTGTCTTACATTCAGGGGATTGAACAAGCCTCGGTGGAGCAGCTAAAATCGTTTTGCGCCAGCCTTGCCACCTACGGCGGCGCGGCGCTGTTTCACATGCCCGGGATCACGCCCGAAGCGGCCCAAATGACCCCGCCCCAGGCGGTCATCACTGTCACCCAGGCCGATCTTGAAGCGGCCAATGAATCGCTAAACGATGCCGCTGCTGATGACGTTGACTTTGTCAGCCTGGGCTGCCCGCACCTGTCCCTTAACGAAATTGCCCGGCTGGCGGCGTTGCTCAAGGGCAAAAAAGTGACCAAAGAATTTTGGCTGACTACGGCCCGACCCACCAAACAAGTGGCCGATATGATGGGCTACACCCAGATCATCGAAGCCAGCGGCGCAAAATTTGCTGCCGACACCTGCTGCGTGGTAGCGCCGATCAAGGGCCGGTTTAAGGCCCTGGCTACGGATAGCGCCAAGGCCTGTTATTATGCTTACGCCAAGAACAAATTCAAAACAGTGCTCAAGCCCTTTGATGAAGTAGTAGCGGAGGCCCTAAAATGA
- a CDS encoding TlpA family protein disulfide reductase yields the protein MIVIVIILGSAWILFSRAGSSGEDIAGSKPAPVAGHPAPDFELKSLDGEAVRLSNFAGTPVLLNFWATWCGPCRAEFPDFQKAYLENGDKLVIIGVNHTTLDQAEQVDDFVAEMGATFPIVLDKTGQTAETFQIRALPTSIFIDRNGIINEVFTGPINKAYIEAKLDEL from the coding sequence TTGATTGTTATTGTTATTATTCTGGGAAGCGCCTGGATTTTGTTTTCTCGGGCCGGTAGCAGCGGAGAGGATATAGCCGGTTCAAAACCGGCCCCTGTCGCCGGGCATCCCGCCCCGGATTTTGAGTTAAAAAGCTTGGACGGTGAAGCCGTCCGTTTGAGTAACTTTGCCGGAACGCCGGTTTTGCTGAACTTTTGGGCTACCTGGTGCGGTCCCTGCCGGGCCGAGTTCCCCGATTTTCAAAAGGCTTACCTGGAAAACGGCGATAAGCTGGTGATCATAGGCGTTAATCACACCACCCTTGACCAGGCCGAACAGGTTGATGACTTTGTGGCCGAAATGGGGGCTACGTTTCCAATTGTTTTGGACAAGACCGGCCAGACGGCTGAAACTTTTCAAATCCGGGCGTTACCGACCAGTATCTTTATTGACCGGAACGGGATCATTAATGAAGTATTCACCGGTCCCATCAATAAAGCCTACATCGAGGCGAAACTGGATGAGTTATAA